The Methanobacterium sp. BAmetb5 genome includes a region encoding these proteins:
- a CDS encoding PAS domain S-box protein — MVDNSNSDQNRGVYDSIFKSSLDAMLITKPDGFILAANPSAENMFGMTQEEIITAGRERLVLQDESLISARRQSIQNGRVKAELTFRRKDGSIFYAEVTSTIFTDVGIIKNIMVIRDITHRKMNEKDLKESKARYKSLYETMIQGVVYQDKKGRIVSMNPAAEEIMGYTFEQVKNRTSEDPLWQAIHEDYTPFHGDEHPSMVALKTGKEVKNIIMGVKYPPREGYTWLNIHAVPEFENGQDKPYQVYTTFEDITEHRKIEEELKRHAALLDVSYEAIFSWNSDSKILSWNQGAERLYGYSYHEAIGARGHDLLKTEFTVGFQEILKELDQDQTWSGELIHQMKNGKKIIVESRLQLITGISGEKIFLETNRDITNRKKVEQKLKEAMNNLEEQVEERTQELIRANDYNRNLIETSLDPQVTIGPDGRITDVNRATEKVTGYSRVELIGTDFADYFTNPEDAEKGYQQVFQYGLVRDYPLEIKHKNNSITPVLYNASVYRDEHGEVVGVFAAARDITERKNAEEELRKYWENLEEQVKLRTEELAKSNADLKQFAYVASHDLREPLRMITNFLQLLERRYKDKLDDDAREFINFAVDGAKRLDSMIIDLLEYSRIANKDVMFTEVDLDKVLDKIKLNLNIAINENHARITHDNLPTTLRADENQMVLLFQNLIGNAIKYRSEKEPLIHVSCKKQRNFFQFSVSDNGIGIEPKHLERIFTIFQRLHTHQEYEGSGIGLSIAQRIVHQHGGEIWAESEPGNGTTFYFTIRS; from the coding sequence ATGGTAGATAATTCTAATTCTGATCAAAATCGGGGTGTATATGATTCAATTTTCAAAAGTAGTTTAGATGCCATGTTAATTACCAAACCAGATGGTTTCATTCTTGCAGCCAACCCAAGTGCAGAAAACATGTTTGGAATGACCCAGGAAGAGATTATAACTGCGGGAAGAGAAAGATTAGTGCTTCAAGATGAATCTTTAATATCTGCCCGTCGTCAAAGTATTCAGAATGGTAGGGTAAAAGCGGAGTTAACTTTCCGGCGCAAAGATGGTTCTATTTTCTATGCTGAGGTAACTTCTACTATTTTCACTGATGTTGGAATTATCAAGAACATTATGGTTATTAGGGATATTACTCATCGTAAAATGAATGAAAAAGATCTGAAAGAGAGTAAAGCCCGTTATAAAAGTCTATATGAAACCATGATTCAGGGTGTTGTTTATCAGGATAAAAAGGGCCGTATAGTGTCCATGAACCCTGCGGCCGAGGAAATTATGGGATACACCTTTGAACAGGTTAAAAATAGGACTTCTGAAGACCCCCTATGGCAGGCTATACATGAAGATTACACCCCCTTCCACGGAGATGAACATCCCTCCATGGTTGCTCTAAAAACAGGAAAAGAAGTTAAAAATATTATTATGGGAGTTAAATATCCTCCCCGTGAGGGATACACCTGGTTAAATATACACGCGGTTCCTGAATTTGAAAATGGCCAGGATAAACCCTACCAGGTTTACACTACCTTTGAAGATATCACCGAACACCGGAAGATTGAAGAAGAATTAAAAAGACACGCTGCTTTATTGGATGTTTCCTACGAAGCTATTTTCTCCTGGAATTCTGATTCCAAAATATTATCCTGGAACCAGGGTGCAGAAAGGTTGTATGGCTACAGTTACCATGAAGCTATTGGTGCTCGTGGTCATGACCTCCTGAAAACCGAATTCACCGTGGGATTCCAGGAAATACTTAAAGAATTGGACCAAGACCAGACCTGGTCTGGTGAATTGATCCACCAAATGAAAAACGGTAAAAAAATCATAGTTGAAAGTCGCTTGCAGCTAATCACTGGTATATCCGGTGAAAAAATCTTTTTAGAAACCAATCGCGATATCACCAACCGTAAAAAGGTGGAACAAAAACTTAAAGAGGCAATGAATAATCTGGAAGAACAGGTTGAAGAACGTACCCAGGAGTTAATAAGGGCCAATGATTATAACCGTAATCTCATAGAGACCTCCCTTGATCCACAGGTGACCATTGGCCCCGATGGTAGGATCACCGATGTTAACCGGGCCACAGAAAAGGTAACTGGCTATTCCAGGGTAGAATTAATTGGAACTGACTTTGCAGATTACTTCACCAATCCTGAAGATGCTGAGAAAGGATACCAGCAAGTTTTCCAGTACGGACTGGTGAGGGATTATCCTCTGGAGATCAAACACAAAAACAACAGCATAACTCCTGTTCTGTACAATGCCTCAGTCTATCGGGATGAACATGGTGAGGTCGTGGGGGTTTTTGCCGCTGCCCGTGATATAACAGAACGTAAGAATGCCGAGGAAGAACTACGGAAGTACTGGGAGAATCTGGAGGAACAGGTTAAACTGCGCACTGAAGAATTGGCTAAATCCAATGCTGATTTGAAACAGTTTGCCTATGTAGCTTCCCACGACTTAAGGGAACCGTTGAGGATGATCACCAATTTCCTGCAACTACTGGAAAGGCGCTATAAGGATAAATTAGATGATGATGCCCGGGAATTCATAAATTTCGCGGTGGACGGTGCTAAACGTTTAGACAGTATGATCATTGACCTTTTAGAATACTCCCGGATAGCCAACAAGGATGTGATGTTCACGGAAGTGGACCTGGATAAAGTGCTGGATAAAATTAAATTAAATCTCAACATTGCCATAAATGAAAACCATGCCCGGATAACCCATGATAATCTACCCACCACACTCCGAGCCGATGAAAATCAAATGGTTTTATTGTTCCAGAATCTTATAGGAAATGCCATTAAGTACCGCAGTGAAAAGGAACCCCTAATCCATGTATCCTGTAAAAAGCAAAGGAATTTTTTCCAATTTTCGGTAAGTGATAATGGGATTGGAATAGAACCCAAACATCTGGAACGGATTTTCACCATTTTCCAGAGACTTCACACCCACCAGGAATACGAGGGATCAGGTATTGGTTTATCCATTGCCCAGAGGATTGTACACCAGCATGGTGGTGAAATCTGGGCGGAATCTGAACCAGGGAATGGAACTACCTTCTACTTTACCATCAGATCTTAA